Genomic DNA from Streptomyces sp. GS7:
ACCGCCCCCCGGCGCGCGGGACGGTCCTCGCGCTGCGGGTGGTCTTCGTCGCCGCCACAGTGCTCAGCCTGGGCTTCCTGGCCTGGGCCGCGCTGCTGCGGGCCGCCATCGTGCAGCGCGGGCAGCAGGGCTGGTGGGTCTTCGGCGGCGGCCTGGCGCTGTTCCTCGGCAGCTGCGTGGTGATCACCAGCTACCCCGCGACCGACTGGCGCACGAACGCGGCGGTCGGCGGCCTGCTGCTCCAGATAGCCGGAGCCGTGGCCTACTACCTCGTCGTCGACATCCGCGCCGCCCGCACCAGCGACTACGGGCCCGGCGCCGCTGGTACGGGCGGATACGGCGCCGCCGCCTACCCCGCCACGCCCCCGGCCGCCGCCCCGCACCCCTACGGCACCCCCCACCCCCCGCCCGCGGCCCCCGTCGCCCCGTACGCCGTCACCGCCACCGGACTCCCCCCGTACGCACCGCCGTCCGGCCACCCCGCGCCGCCGCCCCTGGCCCACCCGTCACCCGACCTTCCCCAAGCTCTCAACTCCGTTCGAGCAGGGGAGACCCCAATCCCCTCAACGACGCCGCTGCGCGGCGGCACCTCCCCTTACGGAACCGACCGGCGCCCGCAGCCCCAGCGCATCGACCGGGTCCGCGCCGAACTCGACGAACTGAGCGACTACCTCCGCAAGGAGGAAGGACGGTGAACGGCCGGGTCATCGCCGGGCGTTACGAACTCTCCGTACTGCTCGGCCAGGGCGGCATGGGCCAGGTCTGGATCGGCTACGACCGCCGCCTGGACCGCCGGGTCGGCGTCAAGCTGCTGCGCCCCGACCGGGTCGCGGGCACCCCGGACGGCGAGGAGATGCGCCGCCGCTTCGTCCGCGAGTGCCGGGTCACCGCCCAGGTCGACCACCCCGGACTCGTCACCGTCCACGACGCCGGCAGCGACGACGAGGACCTCTACCTGGTCATGCAGTACGTCGACGGCGCCGACCTCTCCGACCACCTCGCCGAGCACGACCCCTACCCCTGGCCGTGGGCGGTCTCCGTCGCCGCCCAGCTCTGCGCCGTACTGGCCTCCGTCCACGCCGTGCCGATCGTCCACCGCGACCTCAAGCCGCGCAACGTCATGATCCGGCCGGACGGTTCCGTCGTCGTCCTCGACCTGGGCATCGCCTCCGCCCTGGACACCGACACCACCCGCCTCACCCACACCGGCTCGCCCATCGGCAGCCCCGCGTACATGGCGCCCGAGCAGGCGATGGGCGGCGCCGTCGGCCCGTACACCGACCTGTACGCCCTCGGGGTGCTGCTGCACGAACTCCTCAGCGGCGAGGTCCCGTTCGCCGGCTCCACCGCGCTCGGCGTCCTGCACCGCCACCTCTACGAGGAGCCCGTCCCGGTCCGCCGGCTCCGCCCCGACGTCCCCGAAGCCCTCGAAGCGCTCGTCCTGCACCTCCTGCGCAAGGACCCCCGGGCGCGCCCCGCCGACGCCCAGGAGGTCTACGCGGCCCTGGCCCCCCTCCTCCCCACCGCCTCCGTGGGCCCGCACGCCCCGCCGGCCCCGGCCACCCCGCCGGCCCCGATGGACCCCACCCGCCCCTTCCGCCGGCCGCACGCCCCGTGGCCGTCCCGCGCGGCAGGCGCCCCGGTACCCGCCCCGGCGGCGTCCACCCCCCGCGCCCCCGAGCCGTCACCGGCCGCCCGCCCGGTCGCCGCGACGGCCGCCCCCGCCCGCCCGGTCCACGACCCCCGCACCTCCCTCCAGAGCGACCGGCACGACCGCTCCGCCGGCGCCTCGCACGGGTCCGCCCTCCTCACTCCCTCCTCGTCCACCGGTGCCGTTCCGGACGTGGCCGCCGCCGTCGACGAGGTCAAGGACCTCCTCGACCAGGGCCGCATCACCCGCGCCGTGGACATCCTCGGCGGCATCCTCCCGGCCGCCGCCGAACGCCACGGCGCCCAGTCCCCGGTCGTCCGCACCCTCCGCAAGCAGTACGCCGCCACCCTCATGGACGACGGCCAGTACCGCCGCGCACTGCCCGAACTACGGCTCCTGGCAGAGGAGTTCGCCAAGGAGTCCGGCGCCGCTGCCACCCGCCAGGCCCTCCAGTTCCACTACGAGGCCGCCCAGTGCCTGGAGCAGCTCGGCGAGGTGTCCCAGGCCCTGGAGGAGTACCGCGCCCTCCTCCCGTACTTCGAGCACTACGCCGACGACCCGGTCCGCCCCCTGGAGATCCGCCGCTCCATAGGACACCTCCTCCTGGCCCAGGGCGAACGCGCCGCCGCCCAGGACGCCCTCTCCCGCCTCCTCTACGACGCCGAACGCCTCCACGGGCCGCACCACGCCTTCCCGTCGGAGATCCGCCGCACGCTGTACTGGCTGGGTCAGGTGCAGGGCTGAGCCGGCGGCCCGCGGCGGGCCCGGGGGCGCACCGCTCACGCACCGCGCCCCCGCCCCGCCCTCGCCCGGCCGCACCCGGAGAACCGACCCCCGCACGGATCGTTGGCCGAAGCAGTGGCCCTGGGCCACGCCGACTCCATAGCATCGACCTTCAAGGTCGAGTCTCCGTCCGTTCCGTCGTCGCACGATCTGCCGGGAGGCCAAGTGTTCCGCCGTAGGACAGCGCTCTCCGTTTCCGCCGCCGCCGCTCTGCTGGCCGCGACCCCCCTGCTCGCCGCCTGCGGCACCGATGCGCATCCCGGTGCCGCCGCCATCGTCGACGGAAAGCGGATCACCGTCGCGCAGTTGCAGTCCAGGGTGAGGGACATCCGCGCCGCGCAGGCCACGTCCCCGCAGGGCGAGCAGCTGGTCACGAACACCGGGCGGCTCAGCCTGGCCACCCTCAACGGCATGATCTTCGACGAGGTGCTGGCGCGGGCCGCGAAGGACGCCGGGGTGCGGGTCACCCGCTCCGACGTCCAGCAGTGGCGGGAGACGGCCGAGCAGCGCTCCGGCGGCGCGGAGCGGCTGAAGCTGATGTGGATCCAGCAGGGCATCGCACCCGACGAGATCGACGCGATGGCCCGCAACCAGCTGCTGATGGACGGCCTGGCCCGGCACCTGGGCGCGGACCGCAACCTGCCGCAGGGCCAGCAGAAGCTCGCCCAGGTGCTGTCCAGGACGTCCCGGGACATGGGCATCGACGTCAACCCGCGCTTCGGCAAGTGGGACGACCAGCAGGTCATCCTCGGCGAGACCAAGGACCCGTGGATCACCCCGGCCGCGCCGCAACAGCAGCAGGTCTAGGGCCTGACCCCTGGGGAGGGGGCGGGCACCGGCGTCTCTGTCACCCCCTTGCGTTACGTTCGATGCGTGAACGCTGACGCCTCCTCCGCCGCCGACGCCGGCGCCGAGCCCCACCCCCAGGGCGCCGGCACCGGCCGCCTGGTCCTGCTCACGACCAGCCACCGGGTCGCCCCCGGACTGCTGTCCTGGCCCGCGTGGCAGATCGTGCGGGCCGCCGAGCGGGTGCTGTGCGCCGACCCGGACCATCCGCAGCTGCCCTACCTACGGGAGGCCGGCGTCACCGTCGAGATCGCCGCCCCCACCGCCCGCGAACTGGTCGACTACTGCGTGCCCGGCGCCCGCACGGCCGTCGTCATCACCTCCGCCGACGGCGAGAGCGCGCTGACCGACGGCCTGGCCCGGCTCGCCGGCTCCGGCCGCGAAACCATGCCCGACCTCGAACTCCTCCCCGGCTCCTACGACCTCCCCGGCGCCCGCCTGCTCGACCTCGTCCAGGTCATGGACCAGATCCGCGCCGAGTGCCCCTGGAGCAGCATCCGCACCCACCGCGACCTGGCCAAGTACGCCATCGAGGAGGCGTACGAGCTGGTCGAGGCCATCGAGGAGGGCGACCGCGAGGCGCTGCGCGAGGAACTGGGCGATGTGCTCCTCCAGGTCGTCTTCCACGCCCGGATCGCCCAGGACGACCCCGACGAGCCGTTCTCGGTCGACGACGTGGCCGGCACGATCGTCGAGAAGCTGCTCCACCGCCACCCCCACGTCTTCGGCGCCGAGACCGCCGAGACCCCCGAGGACGTCAAGGCCCACTGGCTCCGCACCAAGGCCGAGGAGAAGCAGCGCGACTCCGTCACCGAGGGCATCCCGCTCGCCCAGCCCGGCCTCGCCCTGGCCGCCAAGCTCGCCTCCCGGGTTCGCACGGCGGGCCTGAACGTCCCGACGCCCTCGGGGCCGGGCATCGGCTACGAGCTGCTGGCGCTGGCCGTCCGCGCCGAGTCCGAGGGCGTCGACCCGGAGGCGGCACTCCGGGCGGCGGCCCGGACGTACCGGGATGCGGTGGTGGCGGCCGAAGGCCGCTGAGGGGGGCTGCTTAAGTACCGTTGGGGGAGCAGAGCCGGACAGAACAGGGCCCCGTACGTGCACCCCAGTGCACGTACGGGGCCAGCGGCCACGCCCTGACCGCCGAGGGTTACTGTCCGATGCGCTGATCTGCCTAACTCGCCGTCGCTCAGCGAGCCGGGGTCACTTGCCGTCTCCTCCTTGCGGTTGCGGGTCACGCGGAGCCTCGGGTGGCATCGGGCCACCGTCGTGTTTCCCGCCATCAACTTCCACGGCGGCGGGGTGACGGAACGGGATGCCGCGCCAACCCTTGGCGTCGGGCGTGCGCGTCTCATACGTATCGACGCTCACAGCACTCATTGGCTAACCTCCTGTTTCGAGAGGGCCACGCCGCCGTACCGTCGATGGCGTGGCCGATTCCAACGTCCAGGTGCCCAGCGGGAGTTCTCCAAGGTGCCGCCTGTACCGAAGCGGACTCGTCATGACTCGCGCGCTGTCGCCTCACGTCGTCGTAGGGCGATAACGCTAGAAATAGCCGGGAGTTGACCTCAACGAACTTGCGCGGACTTGCGCCCGCTCACCCGAGAGAGTCGATTGCCGCCGTGATCAGTGCCCGTGCCGAGGCGCCGTAGACGGCCAAGTCCGCCAGGTCGGCGAAGGTGCAGGCGTACATGCTGATCTCGCGCGGCTGTGTGATGGTCAGGAAGGCAGAGACGAGTTCCACGTTGACCTGGGCGTGGTCAAAGATCCAGAAGTCCTCTACCGGCCACAGCGCGGTGCGGTCCGCGTCAAGCGGGATCACTCCCAGGCTGACGTTGGGGAGGGTGGCTACAGACAGGAGGTGGCCGAGTTGGCCGGCCATGATTGCTGCTCCGCCGATGCGGTGTCGTAGAACACTCTCCTCCAAAAGGACTGCGAAGCGGCGGGTCCCCTCGTGGAGGATGCGTTGCTTGTCCACCCGGACTTGAACGGCCTCGTCCAGATCGTCGGGCAGGGCGCGCCGGTCGCGAATCGCCCTGAGTAGTGCCTCGATGTAGGCGCGGGTCTGGAGGGGGCCGGGAATCAGGCACGACGAGTAGGCGCGGAAGCGCCGCGTTCGTTCCCAGAGCGGGAGGACGGACTCTTGTGCCCGGCGGAGACCGGTCCGTTCCATGCGTCGCCACTCGACGTACGCACCGTCGATGTTGCGCGCGGTGGCTATCAGATCGGCCGTCTGCTCCTCCGCGCCGCAGTGCAGCGTCCACACTCGCAGATCACCGTCGGACGGCCCTGTACGGCCGTTCTCGATACGGCTGCACTTGCTCTCGTGCCAGCCAGCCCTGGCGGCAAGCTCCCGCGCTGTCAGACCTGAGTCCTTCCGGATCTCGCGCAGGCGCTTGCCCAGGGCCTCTCGGGCTTGCTGGACGCTGGACGATGAAGTCACGTTCGAGTGTTCGGGGTGCGTGCTGTCAGACCGGCCGGTACTCCTCGTGAGGAGTCGCCCTTTCCCAGACCGCTTCGAAGGCTGTCACGCACGCACGAACCACAGCGGGGTCGGTCACCAGCTCTTCGCCGGTCATCTCCCCGTTACCGTTGAAGTGGTTGAACAGCACTGACGAACGGTCGAAGATCCAGCAGTCGTTGCCCGGCAACAGCAGCCAAGACGCGTGCCGACGGGGCAGCCAGCGCACCAACTCGCCAGCCTTGACGTTGTGTCCGCCGGTGAGCGCGTGCTCATACCGAATGTAGGCGGAGACGGGTTCCGAGACGACTCGCGCACGCCGCACGTCCACGCCTTGGGCCACCGCAGCCGAAACAAGGTCGATCCACCAGGGCCAGCGCTCGGCGGGATCGAAGTGGTTTCCCGCCGTCCACTCCTGGTAGTCCGCATCCAGTGCGTACGAGTCCCTGGCTTCGAGGTGCCACGCACTGTGCTCGGCAGACCGAAACAGATCCTCAAACGTCGGCTGTGTCGTCACCACCGCTCACCTCCGGGAAGAACCGCATCATGCGCCTGGGGAACTCGATCACCGTTTCATGAGCCGGGATGTCCATCTGGGCAAGCCGCTCAGTGTCCGTGACCCGCCATCCTTGCAGGATGTAGTTCCCGGTCTCGTCGTCCAGATACACCGTCGGTGAGCCGTTGTTAGGGCTCTCCGGATCCTTGCCCAGCCGCTGCAAAGCCATCGTGTCCTCCCTTGCCTCGGGTGACGATCAACAAGTTTGAGCTTGCGCCTGATCACCCCGGCGTGCCAGCGACTTGCACGAACTTCTAACCCATGATGGCTGCGTCGCGATCGCCCGGAGGCAGCGTTGCACGTGGCGGCCCGGCCTGCGGGGATGCGGTGGTGGCAGCCGACGGGGAGGTTGGTGAGTACCGTTGGGGAGCGGTAGTTGAGGGGGAGGGACTGGGGTGGAGCTTGACGGGTTGGCGGATTCTTTGGCGGAGGCGCTGGTGTGCGCCGTCGGCACGGAAGCGGGCGAAGCCGCGCGCTCGGCCGTCCGGGACATGTTCTGGGGGGCGCACGACGAAGACCAGGTGTGGGCCGACGCACGGATGCTGGCCACGTGGGCGAACCACCCCGATGCCCCGCCGAGAGATCTCATGGTCTTGTGGAGCGGTCACTTGCGTCGGTTGCTCGGCCGTAACCCGCGGACCGCTGACGCACTTGTGACCATCCGGGACTCTCTGTCCCCGATGCCGGAGCGGACCCACGGCCGGACAGCCCCCGCCACCAACACCCGCAACACCGTCTCCGGTGGCACCATCCACGGCCCCGTCATCCAGGCTGGCGCCATCAACACGCTCACCTTCCAGACGCCTGGCGTCCCTGGTGCCGCGCTCGACCCCGAGAGCTGGCCCATGACCGGGGACATCGACCAGATCGCCTTCGGGGCGCGTCCCGCCGAACGTGTCACCGGCTACCCCGCGCTGCCTCCCTACGTCATCAGGGAGCGTGACGGCGAACTCAACGCAGCGCTGGAGCGGGCGGGTTCGATCGGCGGTCTGGTCCTGCTGCTCGGTGAGCCGTTCGCAGGCAAGTCCCGTACGGCGCTGACGGCACTGACGGAACGGCTCCCCGGATTCCGCGTCTTCGCCCCCGCACGCGGCGCCGACCTACGCAGGCTGCCCGCGCTGCTGACCGACCGGCCTGGACGGTACGCCGTCTGGCTCGACGACCTCGACGGGTACCTCGGCGACACCGACGGCGGACTGGAGCCGCGCCTGCTCGGCCAGTTGACCACCCTGCGGGTAGTCGTGCTCGCCACCATGCGTGAGGAAGCCTACGACGCATGCCGTGCTGAGCCCCGCGGTCGGGTGCTGGACCTCGCGCACACCGTCGAGCTGCCGAGGGAGTGGAGCGCGGCGGAACGGGACCGGCTGGCGCGCTGCGACAGGCTCATCGGCGACCCCCGGCTGGCTGAAGCCGTCCGTTCCAGCGGCCCCGAAGGCGTCCCCGCCTACCTCACCCTCTCCCGCACCCTCTGGGAGGAATGGTGGCGCGCCCGCCGCGCCGACCGGCACCCGCGCGGCCACGCCCTGGTGTGCGCTGCGCTGGACCTCGCTCGCTGTGGGCTGACCGGCCCACTCCCCATGGAACTCCTCCTCAAGGTCCACGAGGGGTACGGGGACGTGACCGGTATGGAGCGGGAGTCGGTGGCGGATGCCCGGGCCTGGGCGACCGAGCGACGGCACGGGCTGCTGCGGCTCCTCATACGCGTCACGGGCGATACGTGGCGGGCCGCGCCGTTCCTGTTCGAAGCAGTCGCCCGCCACGAGGAACTGCCCGCTGTGGACGGTCAGGTGTGGGGCTGCGCCCTGGAGGCGGCTCGTATGGACGAGGCGTACGACTACGCGAAGATCGCGGCGAAGGCGCGCGTCGCCTTCGAGTGTGCCGCCGAAGCCGGGGACAGCTCCGCCCTGCACAACCTTGGCCTCCTCGCGGAATCACTGGGGGAAGAGGCCGAGGCCGAGCAGTGGCTCCGGCGGGCGGCGCAGGCCGGGGAGACGAAGTCGGCGGGGCGGCTCGGGAGGATGCTCGCCGAGCGGGGCGACGGCGAGGCGGCCGAGCCCTTCCTTGCGACCACGGCGGAGACCGGGGACGTAGAGGCCGCCACCCTGCTGGGAAAGCTGCTGCGGGAGCGGGCGGAACGATGGCTGTCGGTGGGGGCGGAGGGCGGGAGCGGGGAAGCCGCGCATCTGCTCGGCGACCTGCAACTGGGCAGCGGAGACATGGACGGCGCCTTCGGCAGCTATCTGAGAGCAGTCGACGCCGGGTACGCACCGGTCGCGGCGAGCATGGCAAGGGTGAACCAGCTGTGGAACGACCACGAGTCTGCTGTGGCCTGGCTGCGCCGCGCCGCCGACGCCGGCGACGTGTGGGCCGCGGCAGAACTCGCGGGATACGTCCAGAAGGAGGGCCACACGGAACATCGCCGAGTGGAAACGGTGGACATGGCGCTGGATGACATCCGCTACGGCGCCGAAAGAGGCCGGGCCTTGGACGCCACCAATCTCGGCGTACTCCTCGAGGAGCGTGGCCGCGCCGATGAAGCCCGCCTCTGGTACATGAAAGGGCACAAAGACGGAGATGCCTACGGCGCGTTCCGTCTCGCCGAACTCCACAAGAAGGAGGGTGCCACCACCTCTGCTATGACCTGGTACCGCAAGGCGGCGGCCCTGGGCCACCCAGGAGCCAAGCGCGCCCTCGGGGAGGCCCCCGTTCCGGAGCCGAGCGGGCTCAGGGATCAGAGCAAGTGATCCGCCTTGCCCGCCTTCACGTCGCGGATGAGTGTGCGGAGGGCTTCTATGGAGTCGGTCAGGTAGCGGTCCTCTTCACCACTGACGGAGATGTAGGCGTTCCCGTCGGCGTCGGTGCCGATGCGGAAGCAGTTGTTGCCTTCGCCGCAGAACGGGGCTTCCCAAGTGATGTCAGGCATCCGGTCTCCTAGAGTTGGCGCGCGATGGCGTGGATGAAGTCCCGTGATTTCTCGGGAGTCAGGGCGTTCTCCGCCATCCAGTCGAGGTGTGCCCGGTACTTGGCGAGCTGGGCCTCGGCATGAGTGAACTCCGGCCCGTGTGCCGAGTCCAGTTGGACCGTATCCAGTTGGGGCACGGGGCCTTCGGCATAGAGCAGTGCGTGGCCTGCGCCCGGAAACACGCCGCACTCGACAGGAATCACCCGCAACGAGATGTGCTCGCGCTCCGAGGCGACGCAGAGATGGTCGAGTTGCGCCTGGGCGACCTTTCGACCTCCGAAGTGCATACGCAGGGCTGCTTCATGGACGTATCCCACGTAAGGCCGGGCGATCCCCTCGTCGAGGATGCGTTGCCGCTCCATCCGGTGGTGCACACGGAGTTCGATCTCCAGCCGTGACAGTGGCGGGAGGACGGCACTGAACACTGCCCGCGCGTAGTCCTCTGTGTGCAGCAGGCCAGGTACGTGCACCGTCTGGGCCGTGAGCAGGCGCACCGCGTGCCACTCAAGTTCCGCGATGTCGAGAAGCCCGGGCGGCAGTGTGCCCCGGTGCTCCTCCCACCAGCCGCTGTCCTGCTTGTCCGCCATCGTTGCCAGGGCGTCAACGTAAGTGGCATCCGAGCAGGCGTAGTTGCAGGCCAGGGTGCGCACTCGTTCGGGAGTGATGACACGGATCCCGGACTCCATATTGGAGATTTTCGTCCGGTCCAAGCCCAGCAGGCCGGCTGCGTAGTCAGTGCTGACCGCCGCGGCCAGTCTGAGTTTGCGCAGTTCAGCTCCCAAGCGCTTCTGACGCTCAGTAGGGGTGCGTCGCGTCGCCATGCCGTCCTCTCTGGATCGGATCGGGGTCAGTGTGCCGTGACGGCTCATCACCCGTCCAACTCGATGGTGGCAAATGCCACCAGAGTGGTGGCGCATTGTCGGCAGGGTCGCTAGCGTTGAGTAACGCGGAAGCCACACACCGCAACTGCGGGAAGTGCGCCGTGCGAGCGTGTCCGCCTGCCCTGGGGCGGGTGCGTCCGCGCCCAGGGAGGTAGGCCACCGGCGCGGCCGGGACCGCGTACGTACCACGTCACCAACTACCCGACATCAGCGAGGGGTTCCGTCATGCCCGTCATTCCGTTTCCGGCGCAGTCCGCACTGCCTTCGCCGACTCTGACCAAGCCTCACGTGCCCACCGTCCCCTCCCGTTGGACGTTCCCCGCCACCGCCGCCTCCGTACGCCGTGCCCGATGGGCCGTCGCTGGGGCGTTGCCCGCCGACTGTGCCCCTCAATTGGCGGGCGATCTCGTTCTGTTGGCCTCGGAGCTCGTCACGAACGCCGTGCGGCATGGGGCGCTGCATGACGAGGACCAGCTGGTCGAGCTTTTCCTCTGGCCTGCCGACGGGCACTACTGGCTGGCGGTGTCGGACCCGGGAGACGGCCGTCCGGTCATCAGGGCGTCCGGCCCGGACACTGGTTGCGGTGGCAGGGGGCTGGTCCTCGTGGACGCGGTCTCCGCCGCCTGGGCGGTGGTGCCGCGCCACCCGTGCGGGAAGTCCGTCGTCGCTGGGATGCCGCTGCACGGGGCATGACGTCAGCCCCGTCGGGAAGGGGAGGAGTGCGGGGTGCTCAGGCCCGCGAACAGGCCGCCTGCATGCCCCGCATCCGCATCCGCTCCACCCCCCAAACCCCCACCACCGCAACCGCCAGCCCCGCCCCCAGCACGCAGACGCCGTTCCAGCCGCCGCGGCTCCACACCGCCGAGGTCAGTGCCGAGCCCACCGCGCCGCCCACGAAGTAGCTGGTCATGTAAGCCGAGTTGAGGCGGTTGCGGGCCTCGGGGCGGACCCCGTACACCAGGTTCTGGTTGCTGACGTGCACCCCGTGGGCGGCGAGGTCCAGCACGATCACCCCGGCCAGCAGCGCCGCCAGCGACCAGCCGCCGCCCGCGCCCCCGGCGGCGAGGAGGCCCCAGGAGCCCAGGAGCAGGAACGCGCAGGCGCCGGTGACCCGGTGGGCCAGTCCGCGGTCCGCGAGGCGCCCGGCGACCGAGGCGGCGAGCGAACCGGCCGCGCCGACCAGCCCCAGCAGCCCGATCGCCGACTCCTGCCAGCCGTACGCGGGCCCGGACAGCAGGAACGCCATCGCGGTCCACAGGACGCTGAAGCCCGCGAAGGACAGGGCGCCGAGAGCCGCCCGCCAGCGCAGCACCGGTTCCTGGGCGAACAGGGCCAGAGTCGAGCGCAGCAGGGCGGGGTAGCGCAGTCCGGCCGTGGTCCTCAGCGCCGGGAGGCGGAGCCGCAGCAGGACGGCCATCAGGAGCATCAGGGCGGCGTTGACCCAGTAGACGGTGCGCCAGCCGCCGAGTTCGGCGAGCAGCCCCGCCGCCGTACGGGCCAGCAGGATGCCCAGCAGCAGGCCGGTCATCACGGTGCCGATGGTCCGGCCGCGTTCCTCGGGGGCGGCCAGGGTCGCCGCGAACGGCATGACGACCTGGGCGGCGACCGAGGCCAGACCCGTCAGAGCGGTGCCGGTCAGCAGCAGCGCGGCGTTCGGGGCGCTGGCCGTCACGGTCAGGAAGACGGCGGTCAGGGCGCAGAGGACGACCGCGAGGCGGCGGCGTTCCAGGAGGTCGCCGAGGGGGACGAGGAGCAGCAGGCCGAGTCCGTAGCCGGTCTGGGCGACGGTGACGACCAGGGCGGCGGTGCCGGCGGAGAGGTGGAGGTCGTGGCCTATGACGTCCAGGAGGGGCTGGGCGAAGTAGTTGCCGGCCACGGACAGCCCGGCGGCGGCGGACATCAGCAGCAGGGTGCCGCGCCCCAGGCGGGGCGGGGCGGGCGTGTCCGGTGCGGTCTCCCGCGGCGCGACGGTTCTCATGACGCCCAGCCTCGGGGCTGCCCCATCCATCGGTCCAACACATAGTTTTCATCCCATCGATCGTGAAACGAGATGGATGTCCGTGCGGCGGGTGTGGGTGGCCACGCGCCTACGATCGCGCGCATGGAGCTCCAGCAGATGCGGTACGTCGTCGCGGTCGCCGAGACCGGTGGGTTCACCCGGGCCGCGGAGCGCTGCCATGTGGTGCAGTCCGCGCTCAGCCATCAGGTCGCCCGGCTGGAGAAGGAGCTGGGGGCCCGGCTCTTCGACCGGACGAGCCGGAGCGTGCGGCTGACCGCCGCCGGGGAAGCCTTCGTTCCGGTCGCCCGGCAGGCGCTCCAGGCGGCTGAGCGGGCCCGCGCCGAGGTGGAGGCGGCGACCGGCGAGGTGCGCGGGCGGCTGGCGGTCGGGGCGATCTCCACCGTGGAGGCGGTCGATCTCGCCCGCGAGCTGGGCGCGTTCCGTACGAGGTATCCGAAGGTGCGGATCAGTCTGCAGATGGAGATGAGCGATCCGTTGATCGAGCGGGTGCGGGCGGGCGTGCTGGACGTGGCGTTCGTCGGGCTGGTGCCCGGGGCGCGCACGGTCGGCGTGCGGGAGAAGGTGCTGGCGCACGGGGAGCTGGTCGCGGTGGTGCCGCCGGAGCATCCGCTGGCCGGGCGGGAGTGGACGACGCTGGCACGGGTGGCGCGCGAGACGTTCGTCGACTACGCCGAGGGCTCGGCGGCCCGCCGCCAGCGCGACGAGGCGTTCCGGGCGGCGGGGCTGACGTCGGAGGTGGCGTTCGAGGTGACCACCGTGGAGTTCCTGGCGAAGCTGGTCCGGGCCGGGCTCGGCGTCGGCATGGTGCCGGCGGCGTTCGCCCGGAAGCTGACCGGGCTGCACACGGTGCGGGTACGGCCCGCGCCGGAGCGCACCGAGCGGGTGGTGTGGAGCGGGCTGGGGCCGTCGCCGGCCGCGGCGGCGTTCCTGGCGGGGCTGGGCGTCGAGCCGGGGTGAGGCCCATGGGTGGGGCGGTGCGGGTGGGGCACCGGTTACGGTCGATATGTGCAGCAGACGTCCGACGCCCACCCCAACGCCATGCCCGACGCCCGCCCCGAGGCCCCGCCCGCCGGCGAGCCTGCGGGCTGTCCCGCCGCCTCCGTGGCCATCCCCGCGGCCACCCCCGCGCCCGACCTCTTCACCTGGGAGTTCGCCGCCGACCCGTACCCGGCGTACGCCTGGCTGCGGGAGCATGCGCCGGTGCACCGGACGGCGTTGCCGAGCGGCGTCGAGGCGTGGCTGGTCACCCGCTACGCGGACGCCCGGCAGGCGCTCGCCGACGCGCGGCTGTCGAAGAACCCGGTGCACCACTCCGAGGCGGCTCATGGCAAGGGCAGGATCGGCATCCCGGGTGAGCGCAGCGCGAATCTGATGACGCATCTGCTGAACATCGACCCGCCGGACCACACCCGGCTGCGCCGCCTGGTCTCGAAGGCGTTCACCCCTCGCCGGGTCGCCGAATTCGCGCCACGGATACAGGAGTTGACGGATCGTCTGGTCGACGGCTTCGCGGCGCGGGGGAGCGCGGACCTGATCCACGAGTTCGCGTTCCCGCTGCCGATCTACGCGATCTGCGACCTGCTCGGCGTCCCGCCCGAGGACCAGGACGACTTCCGCGACTGGGCGGGCATGATGCTGCGACACAC
This window encodes:
- a CDS encoding SurA N-terminal domain-containing protein, encoding MFRRRTALSVSAAAALLAATPLLAACGTDAHPGAAAIVDGKRITVAQLQSRVRDIRAAQATSPQGEQLVTNTGRLSLATLNGMIFDEVLARAAKDAGVRVTRSDVQQWRETAEQRSGGAERLKLMWIQQGIAPDEIDAMARNQLLMDGLARHLGADRNLPQGQQKLAQVLSRTSRDMGIDVNPRFGKWDDQQVILGETKDPWITPAAPQQQQV
- a CDS encoding nucleoside triphosphate pyrophosphohydrolase; translation: MNADASSAADAGAEPHPQGAGTGRLVLLTTSHRVAPGLLSWPAWQIVRAAERVLCADPDHPQLPYLREAGVTVEIAAPTARELVDYCVPGARTAVVITSADGESALTDGLARLAGSGRETMPDLELLPGSYDLPGARLLDLVQVMDQIRAECPWSSIRTHRDLAKYAIEEAYELVEAIEEGDREALREELGDVLLQVVFHARIAQDDPDEPFSVDDVAGTIVEKLLHRHPHVFGAETAETPEDVKAHWLRTKAEEKQRDSVTEGIPLAQPGLALAAKLASRVRTAGLNVPTPSGPGIGYELLALAVRAESEGVDPEAALRAAARTYRDAVVAAEGR
- a CDS encoding DUF6879 family protein, whose translation is MTTQPTFEDLFRSAEHSAWHLEARDSYALDADYQEWTAGNHFDPAERWPWWIDLVSAAVAQGVDVRRARVVSEPVSAYIRYEHALTGGHNVKAGELVRWLPRRHASWLLLPGNDCWIFDRSSVLFNHFNGNGEMTGEELVTDPAVVRACVTAFEAVWERATPHEEYRPV
- a CDS encoding serine/threonine-protein kinase, whose product is MNGRVIAGRYELSVLLGQGGMGQVWIGYDRRLDRRVGVKLLRPDRVAGTPDGEEMRRRFVRECRVTAQVDHPGLVTVHDAGSDDEDLYLVMQYVDGADLSDHLAEHDPYPWPWAVSVAAQLCAVLASVHAVPIVHRDLKPRNVMIRPDGSVVVLDLGIASALDTDTTRLTHTGSPIGSPAYMAPEQAMGGAVGPYTDLYALGVLLHELLSGEVPFAGSTALGVLHRHLYEEPVPVRRLRPDVPEALEALVLHLLRKDPRARPADAQEVYAALAPLLPTASVGPHAPPAPATPPAPMDPTRPFRRPHAPWPSRAAGAPVPAPAASTPRAPEPSPAARPVAATAAPARPVHDPRTSLQSDRHDRSAGASHGSALLTPSSSTGAVPDVAAAVDEVKDLLDQGRITRAVDILGGILPAAAERHGAQSPVVRTLRKQYAATLMDDGQYRRALPELRLLAEEFAKESGAAATRQALQFHYEAAQCLEQLGEVSQALEEYRALLPYFEHYADDPVRPLEIRRSIGHLLLAQGERAAAQDALSRLLYDAERLHGPHHAFPSEIRRTLYWLGQVQG
- a CDS encoding helix-turn-helix domain-containing protein, with the translated sequence MTSSSSVQQAREALGKRLREIRKDSGLTARELAARAGWHESKCSRIENGRTGPSDGDLRVWTLHCGAEEQTADLIATARNIDGAYVEWRRMERTGLRRAQESVLPLWERTRRFRAYSSCLIPGPLQTRAYIEALLRAIRDRRALPDDLDEAVQVRVDKQRILHEGTRRFAVLLEESVLRHRIGGAAIMAGQLGHLLSVATLPNVSLGVIPLDADRTALWPVEDFWIFDHAQVNVELVSAFLTITQPREISMYACTFADLADLAVYGASARALITAAIDSLG